One window of Lytechinus variegatus isolate NC3 chromosome 2, Lvar_3.0, whole genome shotgun sequence genomic DNA carries:
- the LOC121407046 gene encoding serine/threonine-protein phosphatase 4 regulatory subunit 1-like isoform X7 — MSKVAPLVGKEITENYFLPQFTELCKDSLFHIRKVCAANFGDICSVVGEEATEKLLLPRFEALCEDGVWGVRKACAECFMTVSWATSKPKREQELSNLFVHLLRDQSRWVRMAAFQALGPFISTFADPSISGIHLLYNADGTVQVAGVVPIDDDFNSNKQTNNSTNNSDNRLAEHTVIDERSNNKSLSSKDGASSEQSTSQDKKTLHQGVGELNFKVGDGEPPAHHDDSPEYSSFMFWRQPVPVLGTGNKESSSTDKEGDKEDGKETEESKGETIEMESVETTSQDTNDSAGESRTKDDRFTSTTQFVIGGSSNTGAEKSSPDSGISSPEAVHEDSDGTASGEGAEAKELKKDIQNLVQTISQMNLEGDGEDASSQDKDHQTETDGSVKLHTADVSEANDITEMVMHLPSTQTLEQRIDDKTLSFVNGVLEEEEEVNEWSEVEPSFNQVSPIQDVIPHLLLENYLSMTDPRIAQAVDTEIAKHCAYSLPGVALTLGRKNWSCLKDIYETLASDMQWKVRRTLAFSIHEMALILGDAITSSDLVPIFNGFLRDLDEVRIGVLKHFADFVKLLQPELRRQYLSRMTDFLTTDNQRNWRFRLELAEQLILLCDLYDPSDVCDNILPIATKLAGDRVADVRFTSYKLLSVIAKIIMSSNNGDLRKTFVQEIVTNYAQSPRWAHRQAFCHLCQRLLQDQSVEPNIFAVEFLPGLLHLEEDPIPNVRLTLARTLTEYILLINYFDHTENPYRDEMLACLSRLRGDEDRDVRYYSCLGPSGDAKVHYAEGELPV, encoded by the exons TTACCAAGGTTTGAAGCACTTTGTGAGGACGGTGTTTGGGGAGTTAGGAAAGCCTGTGCAGAGTGTTTTATGACGGTATCCTGGGCCACATCCAAGCCTAAACGAGAGCAGGAACTCTCTAATCTCTTTGTCCATCTACTGCGGGATCAGTCTAGATGG GTACGAATGGCAGCATTTCAAGCATTAGGTCCTTTTATCTCGACATTTGCTGACCCAAGTATATCAGGCATTCATCTCTTATACAATGCAGATGGTACAGTCCAAGTAGCTGGCGTAGTGCCTATAGACGATGATTTTAATAGTAACAAACAGACAAATAACTCAACTAATAATTCAGATAATAGACTAGCAGAGCACACAGTTATAGATGAACGCAGTAACAATAAATCACTTTCTAGCAAAGACGGGGCAAGTAGCGAACAAAGTACCAGTCAAGACAAAAAGACACTTCATCAAGGGGTTGGGGAATTAAACTTCAAAGTAGGGGATGGGGAACCACCTGCTCATCATGATGACAGTCCAGAGTATAGTTCTTTCATGTTTTGGCGACAGCCAGTGCCTGTTCTTGGAACGGGAAATAAGGAATCGTCTAGTACTGATAAGGAGGGTGACAAGGAAGATGGCAAGGAAACTGAGGAAAGCAAAGGGGAAACGATCGAGATGGAATCAGTAGAAACAACGTCGCAGGACACTAACGACAGTGCAGGTGAATCAAGGACTAAAGATGATAGGTTTACAAGTACTACACAGTTTGTGATAGGAGGCAGCAGCAATACGGGTGCAGAGAAATCATCGCCCGACTCTGGCATCAGCAGCCCAGAGGCTGTGCATGAGGACAGTGATGGCACAGCCTCGGGCGAAGGTGCTGAGGCTAAAGAGCTGAAGAAAGACATCCAGAACTTGGTGCAGACAATATCCCAGATGAATCTAGAAGGCGACGGAGAGGACGCTTCGTCACAGGATAAGGACCATCAGACGGAGACTGACGGTAGTGTCAAGCTTCACACTGCTGATGTCAGTGAAGCCAATGACATCACAGAGATGGTAATGCATCTACCAAGTACTCAGACCCTGGAGCAACGGATTGATGACAAGACTCTTTCATTTGTTAATGGTGTTttggaagaggaagaagaagtcAATGAATGGTCAGAAGTCGAGCCTTCCTTCAATCAAGTCTCGCCTATA CAAGATGTGATTCCACACCTTCTTCTGGAGAACTATCTGTCCATGACGGACCCACGGATAGCTCAGGCTGTGGATACAGAGATCGCCAAGCATTGTGCCTACAGTCTACCTGGTGTGGCCCTCACCCTTGGTCGTAAGAACTGGTCTTGTCTCAAAGATATCTATGAAACATTAGCCTCTGACATGCAG TGGAAGGTGAGAAGAACATTAGCTTTCTCTATCCATGAGATGGCCTTGATCTTGGGAGATGCCATCACATCATCAGACCTTGTGCCTATCTTCAATGGCTTTCTAAGAGACTTGGATGAGGTTAGGATAGGAGTCCTCAAGCACTTTGCCGATTTTGTCAAG TTACTACAACCAGAGCTAAGGAGACAGTACTTGAGTCGGATGACAGACTTCCTGACGACAGACAACCAAAGGAACTGGCGCTTCAGGCTTGAGCTAGCAGA GCAACTGATCTTGCTGTGTGATCTGTATGATCCTAGTGATGTGTGTGATAACATCTTACCCATAGCTACCAAGCTTGCTGGTGATAGGGTGGCTGATGTCAGGTTTACGTCATATAAACTG TTGAGCGTGATTGCAAAGATTATCATGTCCTCCAACAATGGTGACTTGAGAAAGACCTTCGTCCAAGAGATAGTCACCAATTATGCTCAGAGCCCAAGATGGGCACACAGGCAGGC GTTTTGTCATCTATGTCAGCGCCTACTCCAGGATCAGTCTGTTGAGCCAAACATCTTTGCCGTTGAGTTTCTTCCTGGTTTGCTTCATCTTGAGGAGGATCCTATTCCTAATGTGAGGCTCACACTGGCTAGGACGCTCACAGAATACATTCTTCTAATCA aTTATTTTGATCATACTGAGAACCCTTATCGGGACGAGATGCTGGCATGTCTTAGTCGGCTACGAGGAGATGAGGATCGGGATGTTAGGTACTATTCCTGCCTGGGACCTTCAGGCGATGCCAAGGTTCATTATGCAGAAGGG GAACTTCCCGTATAA